Proteins from a genomic interval of Rhipicephalus microplus isolate Deutch F79 chromosome 6, USDA_Rmic, whole genome shotgun sequence:
- the LOC142765921 gene encoding uncharacterized protein LOC142765921: protein MRVGLTSKGEWQRLDDELCPLIKKTLYVPARASNDYVYGSARVGTAGIPLAAELSDICRVDGAFKLLTSTDSEVRERAREALHQVVSRRLRRDADDEDIEAYLSGDTEGDFRQTPTQLQSVWTEARKASRRLTVAWELQDQGARITCGEATVSARNRNKLAKTLRAILSQNRDRSLEAKPNQGKAMACVAADPANSHFMRTGGYTTFKEWRFIHRVRRNLLPLNGTRTWVPAADKRCRRCGYREETLPHVLCHCMRQSRAMTGRHNAIVARIKKAALGRFTVIWENQQVGLPGLRPDLVLARGEEALILDVCCPFDNRLQAFQEARRLKEEKYAPLQRHLLRRFQRVSIEAIVVGCLGSWDPANDRVTRRLCSKNYLRTMKRLCVSDTIAASNDIYRRHIGVQ, encoded by the coding sequence ATGCGGGTGGGCCTCACCAGCAAGGGAGAGTGGCAGCGTCTGGATGACGAGCTCTGCCCCCTCATCAAGAAGACCCTGTACGTTCCGGCCAGGGCATCTAACGACTACGTGTACGGGAGCGCACGGGTCGGCACTGCAGGGATCCCTTTGGCGGCGGAGCTGAGTGACATCTGCCGGGTGGACGGGGCCTTcaagctcctgacgtcgacgGACTCGGAGGTTCGGGAGCGGGCAAGGGAGGCGCTGCACCAGGTGGTCTCCAGGCGGCTCCGACGCGATGCTGACGACGAGGACATCGAGGCCTACCTCTCGGGCGACACGGAAGGCGACTTCAGACAGACCCCAACTCAACTTCAGTCTGTCTGGACGGAGGCCCGCAAAGCCTCCCGTCGCCTAACTGTCGCCTGGGAGCTACAAGACCAGGGCGCCCGCATCACGTGCGGGGAGGCCACGGTGTCCGCGCGGAACCGGAACAAGCTGGCGAAAACTCTCCGGGCCATCCTCAGCCAGAACCGGGACCGTTCCCTCGAGGCGAAGCCAAACCAGGGCAAGGCGATGGCGTGTGTAGCGGCGGACCCCGCTAACTCCCACTTCATGCGGACCGGCGGCTACACCACGTTCAAGGAGTGGCGCTTCATTCATCGAGTCCGGCGTAATCTCCTCCCCCTCAACGGCACACGTACCTGGGTACCTGCAGCAGATAAACGGTGCCGACGCTGCGGGTACAGGGAGGAGACGCTGCCACACGTACTCTGCCATTGTATGCGGCAGAGCCGGGCAATGACGGGGCGCCACAACGCCATCGTCGCACGTATCAAGAAGGCTGCCCTGGGAAGGTTCACCGTCATCTGGGAGAACCAACAGGTCGGACTTCCCGGCCTGCGACCTGACCTGGTCCTGGCACGAGGCGAGGAAGCCTTGATCCTGGACGTCTGCTGCCCTTTCGACAACAGACTGCAGGCGTTCCAGGAAGCCCGGAGGCTTAAGGAGGAGAAGTACGCCCCCTTACAGCGACATCTCCTCCGACGGTTCCAGCGCGTCTCCATCGAAGCCATCGTCGTCGGCTGCCTGGGGTCGTGGGACCCGGCGAACGATCGTGTCACGCGCAGACTGTGTTCTAAGAACTATCTGCGAACAATGAAACGCTTGTGCGTCAGTGACACGATCGCGGCTTCCAATGACATTTACCGCCGCCACATCGGTGTACAGTGA
- the LOC142765922 gene encoding uncharacterized protein LOC142765922: MAGDSFDGTAGPGNQVDPAKRPRSESVVWHRLDDAIRPLVKRTLYVPTNASTHYVYGSSAGGAVAIPVAAELSDICRVASAFKLLTTSDRCLRELALSDACDIASTRLGWEATRFELEAYLSGDLPAVQSTPATQLRSVWTEDRKASRRLHVSWSLSPDHVTITCGDVTLTPSHRNRVMRSLRDVLATDRDNALHAQPNQGKVMACVWADRASSHFMRSGAFTHFADRRFMHRARLNLLPLNGSVMWGPANRDQRCRVCGYQRETLAHVLRHCITHSAMYQARHNAVVKRLRTAATRQFTVAYENRFVGDTGLRPDLVVVRGEEALVIDVACPFENTPEAFSNARNDKLAKYEPVAAYLRRRYQRVTVAAVIVGTLGARDAANDQVLRRLCSKSYLRLMKKLCVSEVVTASRSVYHTHVGHGRN; the protein is encoded by the exons ATGGCCGGAGACTCCTTCGATGGTACAGCAGGGCCGGGGAACCAGGTGGACCCAG ccaaaaggccgagaagcgaaaGTGTAGTTTGGCACCGTCTCGACGACGCTATACGGCCACTTGTCAAACGAACCCTCTACGTGCCGACCAACGCGTCCACCCATTACGTCTACGGGAGCTCTGCTGGCGGGGCAGTTGCCATTCCTGTAGCTGCCGAGTTAAGCGACATCTGCCGCGTCGCCTCGGCATTCAAACTCCTCACGACGTCTGATCGGTGCTTGCGCGAGTTGGCACTCTCCGACGCCTGTGACATCGCCTCGACCCGACTCGGATGGGAGGCGACCCGATTCGAACTCGAGGCTTATCTCTCCGGCGACCTCCCAGCAGTTCAGTCCACACCTGCCACACAGCTTCGTTCAGTGTGGACGGAGGACCGCAAGGCGTCCCGGCGGTTACACGTCTCGTGGTCGTTGAGCCCCGACCACGTCACCATCACGTGCGGCGACGTCACGTTAACGCCTTCACATCGCAACCGCGTCATGCGGTCTCTGCGAGATGTACTCGCCACAGATCGCGACAACGCCCTACATGCACAACCCAACCAAGGCAAGGTCATGGCTTGCGTCTGGGCGGATCGGGCCAGTTCTCATTTCATGCGGAGTGGAGCGTTCACACACTTCGCGGACCGGCGCTTCATGCACCGAGCGCGTCTGAACCTACTACCTCTCAACGGTTCGGTCATGTGGGGTCCCGCCAACCGCGATCAGCGTTGCCGGGTCTGTGGATACCAACGTGAGACTTTAGCGCATGTGTTGCGCCACTGCATAACGCACAGTGCCATGTATCAGGCGCGGCACAACGCGGTGGTCAAACGCTTACGTACAGCAGCAACCCGTCAATTCACGGTGGCTTACGAGAACCGGTTCGTCGGCGACACTGGCCTACGCCCTGACCTGGTCGTTGTGCGCGGCGAGGAGGCCTTGGTGATTGACGTGGCTTGCCCATTCGAAAACACACCAGAGGCCTTCTCGAACGCCCGCAACGACAAGCTCGCCAAGTACGAACCCGTCGCTGCCTACCTCCGCCGACGCTACCAGAGAGTGACGGTGGCCGCGGTCATCGTTGGAACACTTGGCGCCAGGGATGCGGCTAACGACCAAGTCCTGAGGCGACTGTGCTCCAAATCTTATCTGCGGCTGATGAAGAAACTTTGCGTCAGCGAAGTGGTGACGGCGTCTCGGTCCGTTTACCACACTCACGTCGGCCACGGCCGCAACTAA